TAACTCATCATGGTTCCTATCCAATCATTTGCCACCAGTGTCGCTCGGCATCCTCACTATAGTCTTTGATCTTTCGAGGAACAACATGACTTCTCATCTACATCACCGAGTCATTGTCAATGCTAATTGGAAGTGTCTCAATCCATTGAACTGTGGTTACATAACGTCTCAGGAATCATCTCTCCCAAGGATGCTGCACCATGGATGGAGGCATGGGAACCCTGACCCACCATTCTCAAGATTCAATATCATCTGATGGAAGAGGAGGAGCCAACTGGGACCTTATAAGAAGAGTCCCTCTCCCCGAGATCTTTCATCCACTGGTTCTAACCTCCCCTCAGGTATCTTCTCAACAAGGTAAGCCAACTTCTATAGACCCTCATATCTAAGTTTAGTATCTATCTTTTTGAGTAAATTTGCtaataaattcatttttgttCCATATGTCTATGGTCCATTAGAAGGGAGGTCTAGCAGGGTTCTTCTTCCCAACTTGGCACAATATCTGTATCTACTGATTGCAACCATttctttatggcagtggttcccaacctttgggcctcaaggtgttttggactcaactcccagtaatcccagccagcttatcaactgttaggaactgtgggagctgaagttcaaaacactgggaggcccaaaggttgggatccACTGCTTTATGGTTTGGGACAATGTAGTAGATAGTAGTCAATACTATTCATGGAGTAGTGTTGGTCCAAAGGCCACCATCCTACATAGCATTGGGTAGACCATGTGGCTCCACGGCCACAAACTTAGTGTCTGATGTGGTGGACCAGCAAGTTTCTTTTTCCCAACTTGGCATCATCTTTATGCCATTGATCTGCACCAGCAGAAGAGTgatagtgcctcatcaaactacaactcctaggattccataagcaTTGAGTCAAGGTAGCTAAGGTGAAGGCAAACGGCATTAATTCAGTAATGTGGATGTACAACTGAGTCACAACCATGAGGTTGAGTCCTTTATATCTGGTCATCCTTACAAATGAGTGAATGCTTCAGAAGCAAAATATGTGTCTTCTCATTAGGTGGTGCATAACTGGTGGatcaataaatttatttatttattattatttacagtatttatattccgcccttctttctcaccccgaaggggactcagggcggattacaatgaacacatatatggcaaacattcaatgccaacagacaaacaacattcagttttagacagacacagaggcattttaacatcttttccaggttcacgattccggccacagggggagctgttgcttcaccgtccattggtggctgttcttcctcattcttttcctcgtgagcagttttatggtgttgtagatttgttaaattagcctcccgcataaagcgtacctaaattttccctacttgacagatgcaactgtctttcggggctgctaggtcaacaacaagctggggctattttttttttatttaatggtcggaggcttaacccgacccgggcttcgaactcatgacctctcggtcagcagtgatttatAGCCGCTGGTTACtggccagctgcgccacagcccagcaagACAGCAAGTTCTATGAATTTTCTTTCCACCCTTATATTGTTGGTGTGCTTTTGCTCCCCTCTCTTTTCAGAGTCTGCCACCATGTGTGAAAGTAGGATTTACGCAGCTGGGAGAGAGCCCTACTTCAACCTGAACTCAACCTGGTATGACCCCGCCGGTTCTTGGTTGGACACCCGCCGTAAGCCCTTCCATTACACCGTCAATACCTCCTGCGTGCCCTGctgtaacaaaaacaacaattgtgACGTCCCACGAAGAGGAGGTCACAATTACCGGTGCTACAGCTACCGCCAGTCCACATGTACCCCCGAATGTAACCCGAGACTCCCATGTGGGTTTCGAAACCCATCAGGAGGATCCCGCGATTACTGGGGGAGACCCATCGGCGATTCCTGTGACGGGCGGACCGGGGGATACTACAGCAATGAGGAGTCCGTCAATGGATCGTGCTGTAGAGCATCAGGAGGGTGCGGCAGTGGAGGAGGGGCATGTGCCAAACCATCTTCTTCAATTGGAGGATGTGGCGGTGGAGTATGCGCTGAGCCAGGTTGTCAGTCTTCTGGAAGATGTGGAGGACGTAGAAGAGGATTGTGCTCCGAGCCAGGTTGTGGCCTCTTTAGAAGAAGGCGATCGGTTTGTTCCGAAACTTGCAGCAGATCTTCCAGAGGATGTGGGTCAGGAGGATGTGCTGGACCACAGATCTCATTTTCAGGCGGTTGCGGAGGAAGAGGATTATGCTCCGAACCAGGTTGTGGCATCGCAAGGAGAAGACAATCAGTGTGTTCCGAAACTTATAGCAGATCTTCCAGAGGATGTCAACCCTACGCGAGAGGAGCATGCGTTGGGCCACAGAGTTCAGTTTCAGGTGGATGCGGAGCAAGAGGAGTATGTTCCGAACCCTAAGCAAGGTCTTCAATAGTATGTGGATGAAGACTGGTCCATTCCAAGCCACTGATCCATTCTGGATCGTGCCATCTCTGTACAACAACCAACTCCTTTATAGTCATCTGGTGCATTTATTCCTCATTCATGAAGGTTGGCAGGTGCTCCATATGAGTTAAAATTTGACCCTATTTATTTGAATATTCGTTATTTTATATACTTCTTTGCATAAAGATAGAATCCCTAAATGGTTTGctatcaaaataatttaaaaataatttaaaattgatTAGGAAATCATTGTCTCTCCTGGTCCATAATTGTTGATACCCTCATTATTCAGATTTTAAGAAGTGTGAACAATCCTTAATCGTCCAAATATGAAccaactttatttatttgtttatttatttatttatgacatttataacccgcacttcccaccccgaaggggactcagggcggcttacaagttatatgtatatacaatatattatattattagcatagtacaatgtaagtattatatattactacattgtactataccactatattccaatattattcgtaatattatatgtaatatataatatattattattatattgtaatacattataatattattatcaatattatatgtatatacaatatattatataattagtatagcataatattagcattatatatatttactagctgtgcccggccacacgttgctgtggcgaagtatggtggtatggcaaataaagtattgaggaattggtggtagttaaggtaaagggtaaaggtgtggagtccagatgatccagttaaaatctgataatctgtattttataggcagtgtggaagaggcctaagtgaggcctaactctgcctgtcccctgggtgagtgggttgctaggagacaaagtgggcagagcttagccttctaactggcagcaattggataaaaacaattattcctctccctctaattaggacttcatttttcttttctttttgttgtatcaacctagaggcgtggatgatgggttgtgttgtcaattttcgaggttgtagggtgtttacttttgttgttttggcggt
The Anolis carolinensis isolate JA03-04 unplaced genomic scaffold, rAnoCar3.1.pri scaffold_14, whole genome shotgun sequence genome window above contains:
- the LOC107983365 gene encoding keratin-associated protein 5-1 encodes the protein MNFLSTLILLVCFCSPLFSESATMCESRIYAAGREPYFNLNSTWYDPAGSWLDTRRKPFHYTVNTSCVPCCNKNNNCDVPRRGGHNYRCYSYRQSTCTPECNPRLPCGFRNPSGGSRDYWGRPIGDSCDGRTGGYYSNEESVNGSCCRASGGCGSGGGACAKPSSSIGGCGGGVCAEPGCQSSGRCGGRRRGLCSEPGCGLFRRRRSVCSETCSRSSRGCGSGGCAGPQISFSGGCGGRGLCSEPGCGIARRRQSVCSETYSRSSRGCQPYARGACVGPQSSVSGGCGARGVCSEP